From the Syngnathoides biaculeatus isolate LvHL_M chromosome 10, ASM1980259v1, whole genome shotgun sequence genome, one window contains:
- the LOC133507376 gene encoding tubby-related protein 1-like — MDTLVMERNGPSSHEVFSVTFVFHAASNNISNKKKLKKKKEEANSASEAKLNGGEAKIKKIKSKKNEGASEESPALQSDKKVKKKKLDKNKEPDKEKEKETKKKAKSAPKKKKASVTDDDDEEDEEDTPKKKTKKKTTKDSSPSPSVNKEKKAKSKECKDSDGKEKKSKSKERDKKKEAASLFQINGDKDSKSKKKAPAKSESDDSEEEAKSAKSKKKSAASSASSLFQTTGDKDKEKKTKKKGKVAGRLRPKAEESDESESEKEEKSKKKKGKGKKKKERAPSPEIEFDNLEKFVMEPAPQGATVKCRVTRDQRGMDKSMYPLYYLHLDNDKKTFVLAGRKRKKSATSNYLISIDATDLSRGGDNFVGKLRSNLMGTKFTVFDNALNPEKALPDLSNARQELAAIIYETNVLGMKGPRRMSVIIPGMDKHNERVPLRPRNDYDGLLIRHQNRRMENLIELHNKTPVWNEETASHVLNFNGRVTQASIKNFQIVHSKDLDYIVMQFGRIADDIFTLDYKYPMCAVQAFAIALSSFDGKIACE; from the exons ATGGAGAGGAACGGGCCTTCGAGCCACGAGGTGTTCTCCGTTACATTCGTCTTTCACGCGGCTTCAAACA ATATCTCCAACAAAAAgaagctgaagaagaaaaaggaggaggccAACAGCGCAAGCGAAGCCAAGCTGAATGGCGGCGAGGCCAAgatcaaaaaaatcaaaagcaaaAAGAACGAGGGGGCTTCCGAGGAGAGTCCGGCCTTACAAA GtgacaaaaaagtgaaaaaaaagaagctggacaagaacaaagaaccagacaaagaaaaagagaaagagacaaaaaagaaaGCCAAAAGTGCccccaaaaagaagaaag CTTCAGTcacagacgacgacgacgaagaggaCGAGGAAGACACTCCGAAAAAGAAaaccaagaagaagacaacCAAAGACAGCTCGCCGTCCCCGAGtgtcaacaaagaaaaaaaagccaaatcgAAAG AGTGCAAGGATTCCGACGGAAAGGAGAAGAAGTCCAAGTCaaaagagagagacaaaaagaaGGAAGCGGCGTCCCTGTTCCAGATAAACGGCGACAAGGACTCGAAGAGCAAGAAgaaag CGCCTGCCAAATCGGAAAGTGACGACAGCGAAGAGGAGGCCAAATCCGCAAAGTCCAAAAAGAAGTCCGCCGCCAGCTCCGCGTCGTCTCTGTTCCAGACGAcgggagacaaagacaaagagaagaagacaaaaaagaaaggcAAAGTTGCCGGACGCTTGCGCC cgAAGGCGGAAGAGAGTGACGAGTCGGAGtcagaaaaggaagaaaaatccaaaaagaagaagggaaaaggaaagaagaagaag GAGAGAGCGCCGTCACCTGAGATTGAGTTTGACAACTTGGAGAAGTTCGTGATGGAGCCGGCGCCTCAAGGCGCCACCGTCAAATGCCGAGTGACTCGGGACCAGCGGGGGATGGATAAGAGCATGTACCCGCTGTACTACCTTCATCTCGACAACGACAAGAAG acGTTTGTCTTGGCTGGCAGGAAGCGAAAGAAAAGCGCAACCTCCAATTATCTCATCTCCATTGACGCCACGGATTTATCAAGAGGTGGCGATAACTTTGTGGGAAAGTTGAG GTCCAATTTAATGGGCACCAAGTTCACCGTGTTTGACAACGCTCTGAATCCAGAAAAAGCCCTTCCGGACTTGTCCAATGCGCGACAGGAGTTAGCAGCCATCATCTAC GAAACAAACGTGTTGGGGATGAAGGGACCCAGAAGGATGTCGGTCATCATTCCGGGCATGGACAAGCACAACGAGCGAGTCCCCCTCCGACCCAGAAAT GACTACGACGGCCTGTTGATACGACACCAGAACAGGAGGATGGAGAACCTGATCGAGCTCCACAACAAGACGCCCGTGTGGAACGAGGAGACGGCGTCGCACGTGCTCAACTTCAACGGCAGGGTCACGCAGGCCTCCATCAAGAACTTCCAGATCGTCCACAGCAAAGACT TGGACTACATCGTGATGCAGTTTGGCCGAATAGCCGACGACATTTTCACGCTGGACTACAAGTACCCCATGTGCGCAGTGCAGGCCTTCGCCATCGCGCTCTCGAGCTTCGACGGGAAAATCGCCTGCGAGTAA
- the LOC133507469 gene encoding adenosine receptor A1 — protein MRAGEVAYASLEALIAVCCCLGNALVIVAVWTTKRVGQPTFCLIVSLAVADCAVGLVAIPLAVLVDGRARTSFRGCLFISCVVILLTLVSILSLMAISLDRFLRVYIPLRYKRTVTHRHSWCAVAACWLVALPLSFAPMLGWHNKDTTSNSSPNSTFTCQFIAVIPMSYLVYFNFFLCTLTPLTVMSALYGYIFCIIRGNLREKPGNGAQVKSSVYLRKERELASSLSLVLALFALSWIPLHVLNCVAYFETAEVPVSAFHVGILLSHANSAVNPVVYAFKIRKIRTAYLNLWRRVIKCGDEPQGSNSSQTLDNNPSSNAVDINVQFNA, from the exons ATGCGCGCGGGCGAGGTGGCCTACGCCTCTTTGGAGGCGCTCATAGCCGTCTGCTGCTGCCTCGGCAACGCTCTGGTTATCGTCGCCGTGTGGACCACCAAACGAGTCGGGCAGCCCACCTTCTGTCTGATCGTGTCGCTGGCGGTGGCCGATTGCGCCGTGGGCCTTGTGGCCATCCCGTTGGCCGTGCTGGTGGACGGCAGGGCGAGAACGTCTTTTCGCGGTTGCCTCTTCATCAGCTGCGTGGTCATCCTGCTGACCCTGGTGTCCATTCTGTCCCTCATGGCCATCTCACTCGACCGCTTCCTCCGGGTTTACATCCCTCTAAG GTACAAACGCACGGTCACACACAGACATTCATGGTGCGCGGTTGCTGCGTGTTGGCTTGTCGCTCTACCTCTGAGTTTTGCCCCCATGCTAGGCTGGCACAACAAAGACACCACCTCCAACAGTTCCCCCAACTCTACGTTCACCTGCCAGTTCATCGCCGTGATCCCCATGTCCTACCTGGTCTACTTCAACTTCTTCCTCTGCACCCTGACGCCACTGACAGTCATGTCGGCCCTTTATGGCTACATCTTCTGCATCATTCGCGGCAACCTCAGAGAGAAGCCGGGCAACGGCGCCCAGGTCAAATCTAGCGTCTACCTGAGGAAAGAGAGGGAGCTGGCCAGCTCTCTTTCCCTGGTCTTGGCGCTCTTCGCCCTTTCCTGGATCCCGCTCCACGTGCTGAACTGCGTGGCCTACTTTGAAACTGCCGAGGTGCCGGTGAGCGCTTTCCACGTGGGGATCCTGTTGTCTCACGCCAACTCGGCCGTGAACCCGGTGGTGTACGCCTTCAAGATACGCAAGATCAGGACGGCGTACCTGAACCTCTGGAGGAGAGTCATCAAGTGCGGGGATGAGCCCCAAGGGTCTAACTCCAGCCAGACTCTGGACAACAACCCAAGTAGCAACGCCGTGGACATCAATGTGCAATTTAATGCTTAA